The Dethiosulfovibrio peptidovorans DSM 11002 genome has a window encoding:
- a CDS encoding ArsR/SmtB family transcription factor yields MADKDWTVAVFKALAHPLRLEIVRRLGVGEVCACEIARWFESDRTTVSKHLAVLRDAEVLKDRREGQKILYSIALPCVSDMIKCVDSDRCASICPNGGCRNDR; encoded by the coding sequence ATGGCGGATAAGGATTGGACCGTCGCCGTTTTCAAGGCCTTGGCCCATCCCCTCAGACTGGAGATAGTCAGGAGGCTGGGCGTGGGCGAGGTTTGTGCTTGCGAGATAGCCCGGTGGTTCGAGTCGGATAGAACCACAGTCAGCAAGCATCTGGCTGTGTTGAGGGATGCAGAGGTACTGAAGGATCGCAGAGAGGGACAGAAGATCCTGTATTCCATAGCTTTGCCCTGCGTCTCCGACATGATAAAGTGCGTCGACTCCGATCGATGCGCATCTATTTGTCCTAATGGAGGTTGTCGAAATGACCGTTAA
- a CDS encoding permease, with product MEDKRKFAWILGVFLLAYWLPIDSQGVRSGAVEALAMLHEYAREHVLLCLIPAFFIAGAISVFVSQQAVMKYLGGQAKKWVAYSVAAVSGTILAVCSCTVLPLFAGIYKRGAGLGPASAFLYSGPAINVLSIILTARVLGFQLGLARAVGAIIFSVLIGISMAFIFRGEEEVRQKGFAQLPDDGSERPLWKTVWHMASMVVFLVFANWAAPKVPGGVWEAVYSVKWYVAAAALLSTLVATFVWFNRDEKEEWMGSTFEYALQVLPLLFGGVLVAGFLLGRPGHEALIPSRWVASLVGGNSVGANFFASISGAFMYFATLTEVPILQGLLGSGMGQGPALALLLAGPALSLPNMLVIRSVIGTRKTVVYVGLVVVMSTIVGTIFGYIS from the coding sequence TTGGAGGATAAGAGGAAATTTGCGTGGATATTAGGGGTGTTTCTCCTGGCCTACTGGCTTCCTATCGACTCTCAGGGAGTGCGGTCTGGTGCGGTGGAGGCCTTGGCGATGCTCCACGAGTACGCCAGGGAACACGTGCTCTTGTGTCTGATACCGGCTTTCTTTATCGCCGGGGCCATCTCCGTCTTCGTCAGTCAACAGGCGGTTATGAAATACCTGGGGGGTCAGGCTAAAAAATGGGTGGCCTATTCGGTAGCGGCGGTCTCCGGGACAATCCTGGCCGTGTGTTCCTGCACTGTGTTGCCTCTTTTCGCCGGTATATACAAAAGAGGAGCAGGTCTCGGCCCTGCCTCTGCGTTTCTGTATTCCGGACCGGCTATAAACGTGTTGTCGATCATTCTTACCGCCAGGGTCCTGGGGTTCCAGTTGGGTTTAGCTAGAGCAGTAGGAGCGATAATCTTTTCCGTGTTAATTGGAATTTCCATGGCGTTCATCTTCCGTGGTGAGGAGGAGGTGCGGCAGAAGGGTTTTGCCCAACTTCCCGACGACGGTTCCGAAAGACCCCTTTGGAAGACGGTTTGGCATATGGCCAGTATGGTGGTTTTTTTGGTCTTCGCCAACTGGGCTGCGCCGAAGGTTCCCGGTGGAGTCTGGGAGGCCGTTTATTCCGTCAAATGGTATGTAGCGGCGGCAGCCCTCCTCTCCACATTGGTCGCGACTTTCGTGTGGTTCAACAGGGACGAAAAAGAGGAATGGATGGGGTCTACCTTTGAGTATGCCCTACAGGTATTGCCGCTTTTATTTGGCGGGGTCCTGGTTGCTGGTTTTCTACTGGGACGGCCTGGACACGAGGCTCTTATCCCTAGCAGATGGGTAGCCTCTTTGGTGGGAGGAAACTCGGTGGGGGCCAATTTCTTCGCCTCCATCTCCGGGGCCTTCATGTACTTCGCCACCTTGACGGAGGTGCCTATACTCCAGGGGCTTCTGGGGTCCGGAATGGGGCAGGGACCAGCGCTGGCGCTTCTGCTGGCGGGGCCTGCACTTTCTTTGCCTAATATGCTGGTCATTAGAAGCGTCATTGGCACCAGAAAGACCGTTGTCTACGTGGGGTTGGTGGTCGTCATGTCCACTATAGTGGGAACCATATTCGGGTATATCTCATGA
- a CDS encoding NAD(P)/FAD-dependent oxidoreductase — MAKKKEDYDVVIIGAGSAGLTAGIYCGRARLNTLVIEQGLVGGLITSTQGLENYPGFPEGVGGEELMNLFYKQAKRFGCKFKLTGVKEVELTGMDKIVHTFRNEYHAKSVIIATGVKPKPIGCDGEAELIGKGISFCSTCDANNCIGKDVYVVGGGDSAVEEAMYLTKFANKVTLIHRRDQLRAAKSIQERAFECKCLDFIWDSVVKSIGGTDCVTSMVIENVKTKEQRTILPGEGTKDFIVFPYVGLTPKTQIFQGQVEMDQGFIKANEKMETSCPGVYVAGDVRTKTLRQVVTAASDGAIAAVEAENYILTR, encoded by the coding sequence ATGGCTAAGAAGAAAGAGGACTACGACGTAGTTATCATAGGAGCAGGGTCAGCGGGACTGACGGCAGGGATATACTGCGGAAGAGCTAGGCTTAACACCCTGGTAATAGAACAGGGATTGGTCGGCGGATTGATAACCTCCACACAGGGGCTAGAGAACTACCCTGGCTTTCCCGAAGGGGTCGGCGGAGAGGAATTGATGAACCTCTTTTACAAACAGGCCAAAAGGTTTGGATGCAAATTCAAGCTTACAGGAGTAAAAGAGGTCGAACTCACAGGGATGGATAAAATAGTCCATACCTTTAGGAACGAGTACCACGCCAAAAGCGTGATAATAGCCACGGGGGTAAAACCCAAACCAATCGGTTGCGACGGAGAAGCCGAACTCATAGGCAAGGGTATTTCCTTCTGTTCCACCTGCGACGCTAACAACTGTATCGGCAAGGACGTCTACGTCGTAGGCGGAGGAGACTCCGCTGTGGAGGAAGCCATGTACCTCACCAAGTTCGCCAACAAGGTGACTTTGATCCACAGAAGAGATCAGCTTAGAGCAGCTAAATCCATACAGGAGAGAGCCTTCGAATGCAAATGCCTCGACTTCATATGGGATTCGGTCGTCAAGTCCATCGGAGGCACGGACTGCGTGACATCCATGGTTATAGAAAACGTAAAGACCAAAGAACAGAGGACTATCCTCCCTGGAGAGGGGACGAAGGACTTTATCGTCTTCCCCTATGTAGGACTGACGCCTAAGACCCAAATCTTCCAGGGCCAGGTCGAGATGGACCAAGGCTTCATAAAAGCCAACGAAAAGATGGAGACATCCTGCCCGGGCGTGTACGTGGCAGGAGACGTCAGGACAAAGACCCTCCGGCAGGTCGTCACAGCAGCCTCGGATGGCGCAATAGCAGCGGTGGAAGCGGAAAACTACATACTTACCAGGTAA
- a CDS encoding LysR family transcriptional regulator, with protein MNQSTIKYFLNIVEEKSISKAAQKLHMSQSALSQQLKQLEEEMDTLLLERSNHGISLTKSGDLFYCYAQIFEELYEKMRSEMELLKHRSISVIRVSSSTSICEYLVPCALTAYQRRNPSIRFNNICNYTEEVLEDVRNFRSDIGFISQEKGSDEDLFVHKLMDNRLAIISSPKNRAIEDIRSLCELANMNLLLCPKKSGLRGIIDKAFSDNGVSPEKLNVVMEMGSLEALKASVANDDGVSIVPYVTIKKELYLEMLKQHIIPDVDMSCPVSIVYHRSSLQMPELDSFIEFMLHEGKDSFC; from the coding sequence TTGAATCAATCGACCATAAAGTATTTCCTTAACATAGTTGAGGAAAAGAGCATCTCCAAGGCCGCTCAAAAACTCCATATGAGTCAGTCGGCATTAAGTCAGCAGCTTAAACAGCTTGAGGAAGAGATGGATACATTGCTTTTAGAGAGGAGCAATCATGGTATCTCCCTGACAAAGTCGGGGGATCTCTTTTATTGCTATGCCCAGATATTCGAGGAGTTATACGAGAAGATGAGGTCCGAGATGGAGCTTCTGAAACATCGATCAATATCCGTTATCCGCGTGAGTTCATCCACCAGCATCTGCGAGTATCTTGTACCCTGTGCCTTGACGGCTTACCAGAGGAGAAATCCCTCTATTAGGTTCAACAACATCTGTAACTATACCGAGGAGGTCCTGGAGGACGTCAGAAATTTTCGGTCCGATATAGGGTTCATCTCCCAGGAGAAGGGGAGTGACGAGGACCTTTTTGTGCACAAGTTGATGGACAATAGGTTGGCGATAATAAGTTCTCCAAAAAATAGAGCGATCGAAGATATCCGATCGCTCTGCGAGCTCGCTAACATGAACCTATTGTTGTGTCCTAAAAAGTCCGGTCTTCGTGGAATAATAGATAAAGCTTTCTCCGATAACGGAGTGTCTCCGGAAAAACTGAACGTGGTAATGGAGATGGGCAGCTTAGAGGCATTGAAAGCATCTGTGGCGAACGATGATGGAGTTTCTATAGTTCCTTACGTTACAATTAAAAAAGAGCTTTATCTTGAGATGTTGAAACAACATATTATTCCGGATGTGGACATGAGCTGCCCCGTCTCGATAGTCTATCATCGGTCGTCTCTTCAGATGCCCGAGTTGGATTCTTTTATAGAGTTTATGCTTCATGAGGGGAAAGACAGTTTTTGCTGA
- a CDS encoding thioredoxin family protein has translation MTVKIQILGTGCPKCKKLAELAEAAAKELGLDYSMEKVTDISEILEFGVAGTPGLVVNDKVVAAGRIPTPLAVKRLISEAL, from the coding sequence ATGACCGTTAAGATTCAGATACTGGGGACAGGCTGTCCCAAGTGCAAGAAACTTGCTGAACTGGCCGAGGCCGCTGCAAAGGAGTTGGGTTTGGATTACTCCATGGAGAAGGTAACCGATATCTCCGAGATCCTGGAGTTCGGCGTGGCCGGTACGCCGGGATTGGTGGTAAACGATAAGGTGGTGGCGGCTGGAAGGATCCCGACCCCTCTGGCGGTCAAGAGACTCATCTCCGAGGCTCTTTAG
- a CDS encoding sulfurtransferase TusA family protein: MKKIDCLGDFCPIPGMKAKVAMEKMRPGESILLVSDHSCAPLNVKDIADEMGCSIELEEVIPGIFEIIISKNCLSPHEA; encoded by the coding sequence TTGAAAAAAATCGACTGTCTAGGGGACTTTTGCCCCATACCTGGAATGAAAGCCAAGGTGGCGATGGAGAAGATGAGGCCGGGAGAGAGCATCCTCCTTGTTTCAGACCATAGCTGCGCCCCATTGAACGTCAAGGATATCGCCGACGAGATGGGATGCTCTATCGAGCTGGAAGAGGTCATACCTGGCATTTTCGAGATCATCATCAGCAAAAACTGTCTTTCCCCTCATGAAGCATAA
- a CDS encoding arsenate reductase ArsC, translated as MRILFLCTGNSCRSQMAEGWARHTWGDRYTAFSAGSAPHGLDPLAVRVMAEAGVDISGHRSKSVTEFFDSSIDLVITVCDKARGTCPVFPGDVDTIHAGFEDPPALAREDQSEEEALIFYRRVRDGIKAFVEGLPKFVG; from the coding sequence ATGAGGATATTGTTTCTGTGCACCGGGAATTCCTGTAGAAGTCAGATGGCGGAGGGTTGGGCCAGGCACACATGGGGGGATCGATACACCGCCTTTTCCGCTGGATCGGCCCCTCATGGCCTGGACCCTCTGGCTGTAAGGGTTATGGCAGAGGCGGGAGTGGACATCTCCGGACATCGATCCAAGAGCGTTACAGAGTTTTTCGATTCGTCCATAGACCTGGTTATAACCGTTTGCGACAAGGCCAGAGGAACCTGTCCGGTCTTCCCCGGAGACGTCGATACGATTCATGCGGGATTCGAGGACCCTCCGGCATTGGCAAGAGAGGACCAGAGCGAGGAGGAGGCGTTGATCTTTTACCGAAGGGTTCGAGACGGGATCAAGGCCTTCGTGGAGGGCTTGCCCAAATTTGTAGGATGA
- a CDS encoding YeeE/YedE thiosulfate transporter family protein produces the protein MNIRDNKYYRLFLKTPWPYYAGAVILAVLNIAIFASSGKPWGVTSPFALWGTWIYETLGGSVDTWVYYAGSHGKALSKGLLANGGSIRNIGIIVGALLATLLASEFKIKKIKSLRQAVAAILGGLFMGYGARIAFGCNIGALFSGVASMALSGWIYLAFMFLGAFVGSKLLVKFFM, from the coding sequence GTGAATATAAGGGATAACAAATACTACAGGCTTTTCCTTAAAACCCCTTGGCCTTATTACGCAGGTGCGGTTATCCTGGCGGTCCTCAACATCGCTATTTTCGCTTCATCCGGCAAACCTTGGGGAGTGACATCTCCTTTCGCCCTTTGGGGAACCTGGATCTACGAGACATTGGGAGGATCGGTCGATACATGGGTATACTACGCTGGTAGTCACGGAAAGGCGTTATCCAAGGGATTATTGGCCAACGGAGGAAGCATCAGAAACATAGGTATAATCGTAGGAGCCCTCCTTGCGACATTGTTGGCATCGGAGTTCAAGATAAAGAAGATAAAGAGCCTGAGACAGGCGGTCGCCGCCATTCTAGGTGGTCTCTTCATGGGATACGGGGCAAGAATTGCCTTCGGATGTAATATAGGAGCCCTTTTCAGCGGGGTGGCCTCCATGGCCCTATCCGGATGGATCTATTTGGCGTTCATGTTTCTGGGGGCCTTCGTGGGCAGCAAACTGCTGGTGAAATTCTTCATGTGA
- a CDS encoding sulfurtransferase TusA family protein codes for MAKEYTLDCLGEACPIPLIKAQKKMAEMSVGDTITIEIDHSCAVKNVPEWANKEGYNCEIEEIDDGQWEIWIEKTK; via the coding sequence ATGGCGAAAGAATACACTCTCGACTGCCTCGGGGAAGCCTGCCCCATACCGCTTATAAAGGCTCAGAAGAAAATGGCCGAGATGTCCGTCGGCGACACCATAACAATAGAGATCGATCACAGTTGTGCGGTAAAGAACGTCCCAGAGTGGGCCAACAAAGAGGGTTACAACTGCGAGATAGAGGAGATTGACGACGGGCAGTGGGAGATTTGGATCGAGAAGACGAAATGA
- a CDS encoding YeeE/YedE thiosulfate transporter family protein: MIVKYLTRREVRDVERAKRSTRKKKANQLPIALLLLVVIVAVGFYLSNFSPSNPSFWFFGILLGLTLRASRFCFTASMRDPVLTGGTNLTKAVIVAIALATVGFAAIQYKASLTGQPIPGNISPVGVHIAIGAFMFGIGMVIAGGCASGTLMRVGEGFSMQWLSLVFFIVGSVWGARDFNYWKPTFIDGSVKIFLPDVLGWFPALVVQFGLLMGLFILADWFSNRKSLEK; encoded by the coding sequence ATGATAGTTAAATATTTAACCAGAAGGGAGGTGAGAGACGTGGAGAGAGCAAAGAGATCCACCCGGAAGAAGAAGGCAAATCAGCTCCCAATCGCCCTTCTTTTACTGGTTGTTATTGTAGCTGTAGGATTTTATTTAAGCAACTTCAGTCCTAGTAACCCATCTTTTTGGTTTTTTGGAATATTACTGGGATTGACCCTAAGAGCCTCTCGTTTCTGTTTCACCGCTTCAATGAGGGATCCGGTTCTTACTGGTGGAACGAACCTAACCAAGGCGGTGATAGTCGCCATCGCACTGGCCACTGTAGGATTTGCGGCTATTCAGTACAAAGCCAGCCTAACTGGGCAGCCTATTCCCGGGAACATATCTCCTGTGGGAGTTCACATAGCCATCGGAGCGTTTATGTTCGGGATAGGCATGGTCATAGCAGGAGGCTGCGCTTCAGGAACCCTGATGAGAGTAGGAGAAGGCTTTTCTATGCAGTGGCTCTCACTGGTATTCTTCATCGTCGGCTCTGTATGGGGAGCTCGTGACTTCAATTACTGGAAACCGACATTTATCGATGGAAGCGTAAAGATATTTCTTCCCGACGTACTGGGATGGTTCCCCGCTTTGGTCGTTCAATTTGGCCTTCTGATGGGGCTTTTCATCCTGGCAGACTGGTTTAGCAACAGAAAAAGCCTAGAAAAATAA